Below is a window of Candidatus Methylomirabilota bacterium DNA.
TGAGCTGGGAGCCCAGGAACTCCACCACGTCGGCCACGGCGTAGGGCTCGAGGACCACCTCGTAGGTTCCGGCCGGCACCTCCCGCGGCCGCTGGGCCCGCTGCGCCGTGTGGATCGCCTCCGCCGCCACCGCGCCGACATCGAGGCGGTCGAGGTCCGCGTGGACCCGGTCGGCATACCCCGAGCCCGCCTCGCCCAGCGCCACGGCCTGCGCCTCGGCCACGGTCCCGGCGTGATAGGCCCAGGTCCCGTGCGAGTTCGCGACAGCGACCTCGTTCACGGTCGTCGACACGAAGCCGGCCGCGCGGAGCCCGGCGACCCGGCTGGGCCCGCAGATGGTGGCCGCCAGGCGCGCGCGCCGCTCGGGCGAGGCGGCGGCGGTGGCCTCGCGGAATGCCGGGGCGTGCGGCGCCGCCCCGGCCGCCGGGAGCCCGGCCCACTGCGGATTCTCCGGCGCCAGCCGGACCAGCGTGCCGGCTTGCCGGGCGGCCGCGCGGATGCCATCGGGATCGAGGCGGTTCGTCCAGACCGCGGCCACGCGCTTGCCGGCGACGACCCGAATCCGGAGGTCAGCGCCGGCTGCCGCCACGTTCTGGTGGACCGCGTTGTTCGCGAAGCGCGTGAGCGCCTGGGTCTGGCCGAGGACCAGCGCCTCCGCCTCGTCGCCCTCCGTCTCCTGGAGCGCCCGCTCGGCCGCCTCGCGGAGCGCCTGCTCGCCGAAGGCGCCGGGGTGCTCGGGCGGCGCCGTCACCGGAGGACACCCACCCGGACGTTTCGGAAGCGCGCGGGCGCGGCGCCGTGGCCGGTGTGGGCCGACTGTCCCGGCTGCCCCTTGCCACAGTTCGGCGTGCCCCACATCACCCAGTCGCGCTCCCCGCAGACGGCGTCGCACGAGCCCCAGAACTCGGGCGTGATCCCGGTGTAGGTGGCGTTCCGGAGCATGGTCCCCGGCTTTCCCCCTCGGATCTCCCAGGCGATCTCGGTGCCGAACTGGAAATTGAGCCGCCGGTCGTCGATCGACCATGAGCGGTTGGTGTCCATCAGGATGCCCTCGTCCGTGTCCGCGATGAGATTTTCCAGCGTCCACGTCCCGGGCATGACCGACACGTTGGTCATCCGGATCAGCGGGAGCCTGGCCCAGCCGTCGGCCCGCATGGTCCCGTTCGGCGCCAGGCCGAGGGCGGCGGCCGTCTCACGGCTCGTGAGGTAGCCGACGAAGCGACCCTCCCGTACGGCCCAGCCCCGGCTGGCCGGCACGCCCTCGTCGTCGAAGCC
It encodes the following:
- a CDS encoding TldD/PmbA family protein, with protein sequence MTAPPEHPGAFGEQALREAAERALQETEGDEAEALVLGQTQALTRFANNAVHQNVAAAGADLRIRVVAGKRVAAVWTNRLDPDGIRAAARQAGTLVRLAPENPQWAGLPAAGAAPHAPAFREATAAASPERRARLAATICGPSRVAGLRAAGFVSTTVNEVAVANSHGTWAYHAGTVAEAQAVALGEAGSGYADRVHADLDRLDVGAVAAEAIHTAQRAQRPREVPAGTYEVVLEPYAVADVVEFLGSQLTGLAVEEGRSFVGGRLGERVTGETVTLVEDPVDPEGLPRPFDFEGVPSERLVLIERGHARSIVYDSQTAARNGARNTGHALPTGPAAPLPMHLRLEPGTKTREALIAGVKRGILVSRFWYTRWVHPLRTIVTGMTRDGTFLIENGEVASPVQNFRFTQSYHEALAGVVAMEHVLKLQRLDLWDFEAGSIRVPAVHLAAFTFTGTTHY